The nucleotide sequence GAAAATTTTACTATTATAGATAGCGTTAAAACACAATTGACAGACCATTCTATATTTGTAGCGTTTGCACCAAAAGAAAACCCAAAAATTGCCATTGCGGTTTTAGTTGAAAACGGATACTTTGGCGCTCGTTTTGCTGGAAGAATTGCTAGTTTAATGATTGAAAAATATATTAAAGGTGATATTACACGAACTGATCTCGAGAAATGGGTTATGGATTATACTTTAGAACATGAATATGAAAAACCTACCTCTGGAAAACCATTTAGGATAAATGCCAATTCTGGGTTAATGACCGTTGAGCAATATAACCGTTTAAAGAAAATCGAAAACGAGCAAATCCAAACAGACATAGAATGAGTTTAAACAGAACTCGAAATTTAAAATTCGATTGGATAACCATAGTGATTTTCTTATTATTGGTTGGTTTTGGCTGGCTTAATATTGTCTCAGCGTCTTCTTCGGGAGAGATAACTTCTTACTTAGACATAAATCAACGTTATGGAAAACAGTTGATTTTTATTTTATTCACATTTGTATTAATCATTCTAGTTTTAAGTATTGAAGCTAAATTTTATGAACGCTTCTCAAGTATTATATATCTCGTGTCTATGCTGTCCTTAATAGGTCTATTTCTTTTTGGGAAAACAGTAAATGGCGCTATATCTTGGTATGGTATTGGTGGATTTACCTTGCAACCAAGTGAGTTTGCTAAATTCGCTACTTCGTTAGCCGTCGCTAAATATATAAGTGATCTTCAAACCAATATTAAAAGCATAAAAGATCAGCTAAAAACTGCATTGATTATTTTTGTACCAGCGTTTTTAATTCTACTTCAAAATGATGCAGGAAGCACTATTGTTTATACAGCTTTCTTTTTTGTGTTTTATAGGGAAGGTATTCCTCAAATATATTTATTATTAGTATTAAGTATAGTTGTTCTTTCGGTTTTATCGCTTAAATTTTCAGTTCTACCAACTGCCATAATTGTAAGCGCTTTAATTTTTGTTCATCACTTTATTTTGAAAAATAAAAAGGGAACTATTCTAAACCCAATATTTATCTCACTTATTTGTATTGCTTTTAGTTTTGGTGTTCATTTTTTCTATAACAATATTTTACAGCCTCATCAACAAGATAGAATTAGTCTTTGGCTACGCCTAGAAAAAGATCCAGAAAAATTGGAGCAAATGAAACGTACTATTCTATACAATTTAAATGAATCTGAGAAGGCCATAAGTTCTGGAGGAGTAACAGGAAAAGGTTTTATGGAAGGCACTCGCACAATAGGTAAATTTGTTCCTGAACAAGACACAGATTATATTTTTAGTACTGTTGGCGAAGAATGGGGATTTCTTGGAAGCAGTTTAGTTGTAATATTATTTGTGCTGTTACTAATTAGGATTTTATACCTAGCTGAATTACAAAAGTCACAGTTTAGCCGTATTTATGGCTATAGTGTTGCTTCCATATTGTTCCTACATTTTATGATTAATATAGGTATGGTTATGGGATTAATTCCAACCGTTGGAATTCCACTACCCTTTTTTAGTTATGGAGGTTCAGGTCTTTGGGGTTTTACAATTCTACTATTTGTTTTTGTGAAATTGGATTCTAACCGAATTAATGAATGGTAACTAAGTTGCCATTTCTTTTAATGCTGCTACAAAAATATCTAATTCTTCAATTGTTGTAAACACATTAGGAGTTATTCTACAGCCTCGAACTACCTTTCCATTTATTCCTACGGTAAAAATTTTATATTCATCCATTAATCTTTTAGCTAAATCCGTTGGAATGACGCCTTCAATTCCCACATTGGCAATTCCACAGGCTCTATGAGATTCTTTTGGAGTATTAAGAATAATCTTTGGCAAATCTCTCACTTGTTTTGTCCAATATTCTTGAAGATATCTTAATCTAGCTTCCTTTCTAGCACCACCTAACATATTGTAATAGTCAATAGCATCTTCTATTGATAAATCATGATACACAGGATTTGTTCCTGTATGGTTTAACTTTGCAATATTTCCCAATTCTTTTGTATGGGAGGCAAAAATAGGCCACGTAGTATCTATGTGTTCATCAGCAACATATAATAATCCTGTTCCTAACGGAACAGCCAGCCATTTATGCAAACTAGAGCCATAATAATCACATTCCAATTCTTTAATATCAAACTCGAAATGACCCACACAATGTGCACCATCAACCATTACTTTCACACCTTTGCTGTGTGCCATTTGGCAAATCTTTTTAATAGGTAAAATGTGTCCAGAAATATTAATCATATGACATACCATCAATAATTTGGTTTTCGGAGTAATTGCATTAGCATAAAGCTCAACAATTTCTTCGTCTGTTTTTGGATGGTTGGGAACAGAAACAATTTTATTAACAACTCCAAAACGATTTGCTACTTGCTCAAACATCATTCTCATAGCACCATAATCTTGAATTGCAAAAATAGCTTCATCTCCAAACTTCCAATCCATTCCTTTAATCACCAAATCTAAAGACTCTGTCGTATTTCTAGTGATAACCACATTTTTGGTAGGGCTTTTAATGATAGTAGCTAGTTTTGCTGCCATTCGTTTTTTATCATTAACCCTTTTGGTACGCATATAATAAGACCCTTCATAATTGACCATGTTTATATGCTTATGAAGCGCCTCTAGTGTTGGTGTTGGTATGATATTATAATAACCACTCTCAAGGTTTATATAGTCTGGTTTTAGTTTATAATCGCTTCTCACTTTTAGCCAAAAGTCTTCGTTTGAAGCAAGATCAGTTGCTGTTGTTGACACTACTTCATCCAAAGAAGAATGCAATACACTTCCATATAAAGGCGTTGCTAATGCAGCCAACGATAACGTTTTAATAAAGTCTCTTTTTTTCATTGTGGTTGGTGTTTGTTTAAAGATACTTAAAATATTGCTTTGATAAATATGTATATTAGTTTTGTAAAATCAAATTACACACAAGAAGAAAAATAGATAATCGAATTTTAGGAATAACTAATAAATTTTAAGCTTCAGTCATATTTTCAAGACAAGATGTCTAATAATATTTTTTTAATAATTAATTTATCAGAATTCTTAAGTTCAAATATTACATTAATGAATAAGAAAGAAATTATAAATATTATCAATGAGAAATATGCTCCTTTGAATGATGATTGCAAATCAGAATTTGCTACTAATTCTAGAATATTGACTCTAAAAAAAGGAGAAATATTAGTTACAGAAGGACAATATTCAGATAAAGCTTATTTTATTGTTAGTGGATCGACTAGAGCTTATTACTTAAATGATGGAAAAGATATAACTGATTGGTTTGCTTTTGAGAATGATTTTATCTGTGCTATAAATAGCTTTTTTCAAAATATTCCAAGTCCACATTTTATAGAAGTACTTGAAGAAACTATATTATTAGAGATTTCTAGAGATGATATAATAAAACTATCAGATAAGTATCATAATTTTGAAAGATTAACGAACAGAGTTGCTACCAAAACAATGTTAAAATTGCAAGCCCGAATTGTATCTATGCAATTTCAATCGGCTGAACAGAGGTACCAAAACATATTGGAAGCTTATCCAAATATTACTCAAAGAGTGCCTTTAACACATATAGCATCTTATATTGGTATGACTCTTGAAACATTGAGTAGAATACGGAAGCTTAAATAGTCGAATTTGATTTATATCAAATGTAATTCATAGTCTTAAATTTATCTTTGTATATATACAATAATGATGAATTTAATTACAGATTGGGGAAAAATAAGAACCCATTTCAACAAAAGTTTCAAATCAAATTTTTATGTATCCGTAGCTTCTGTAGACACTAAAAACAATCCTACAGTAACACCTATTGGCTCTTTATTTTTAAATGATGTACAAACAGGTTTCTATTTTGAAAAATTTACATCAAAGCTTCCTGTTCATGCTAAAACCAACAAGAATATCTGTGTATTGGGAGTTAATAGCAATCGTCTCTATTGGATCAAATCTCTCTTTAAGGGACATTTTTCTGCACCACCCGCCATTAAACTATATGGGGAATTAGGTGAGAAAAGAAAAGCTACACCACAAGAATTAAACAGGTTAAATAGAAGAATGAAATTAACAAAAGGATTAAAAGGCAATACCTATTTATGGAAAAACATGGATTATGTTAGAGAGATAAAGTTTACAAGTGCTGTACAAATTAATCTAGGAAAAATGACAAAAAATAATCAATACAGCTAATATGAACCTAAAATCAAAAAAGAAATTAGGAATAATTGGTATGTGGCTGGGAATTATAAGCTTGATTGTATCTCAATTTTATTTAGCATCAGAATCAACAAGCGAAATAATTCAATCTTCTCATTCAGGATTAAAACCTTTAAAAGGATTGATTTTACCAACAGTGATAACCTATATGTATAGCAAGATAAATCATACTAATTAATAAAACTTTACAATTGAACTTATACCTATTAATAGCTGCCATTTTGTGTTTTGTTTTAGGACTTGTGCATTCATTTCTTGGAGAGTATTTAATTTTTAAGAAAAAAAGAAAAAAAGGAACTTTAGTTCCTTCAAAAGAAAGCATTGAACTAAAAGAAAGACATTTAAGAATACTGTGGGCTACTTGGCATTTGGCATCCTTTTTTGGATGGTGTATTGGTGCAATATTGATAAAAATAGCTGTGCTAGAAAGTCTACAAAACAAAGAACTCGTTGATTTCATAATACAATCAATTGTTTTTACAATGATTTTTTCATCTGCATTGGTTTTAGTAGGTACTAAAGGCAAACATCCTGGATGGGTAGTTCTTTTATTAATCGGAATATTAACAATAATTGGATACTAAATATGAAAAGAATACACTTATTTGAATTTGAAGACTTACAATGGTTCCCTAATTGGATTAGAATTTGCCTTACCCGACTTATAATGGTAATGCATAAAAAGTTTAAAACCAGTGAAGATATGGCGCAACTACTTTCAAACCTTATTGAGAAAACCAAGACTTCAACAATTATCGACTTATGCTCTGGAAGTGGAGGGCCAATGCTAGATGTACACCAATTACTACGAGATAAGCACAATATAAAAAACATAGAGTTAACCTTATCTGATCTGTATCCCAACCTAGAAGCTGCTAAAACCATCAATAGTAAACAAAATGGTATTAATTACAGAACAACACCTTTAGATGCTACAAAACTTGAAAATGATGTTGTTGGATTATTAACAATGGTTGGCAGTTTTCATCATATGAAACCAGCAATGGCTAAATCAATTCTAAAAGAAGCTAAACAAAAAAAACAACCAATATGCATTATGGAAATTAACAAAAAGTTTCCTGTCGTTTTGTGGTGGCTATTCATTCCTTTAAGTACAATTCTATGCCTTTTTATTACACCTTTAGTAAAACCTTTAACGCTTAAACAAATTATTTTTACTTACCTAATCCCTATAATACCAATATGCTTTGCTTGGGATGCTGTCATTACCAGCGGTCGTATTTATCGTTTAGATGATTTGAATTTGCTTCTAAAAGGATTAGACAATGATGAAAACTATACTTGGGAAAAAGGAATTATTAATAAAAAGACCGAAAAGGTTTATTTGATAGGATATCCAACAATAAACGGATATGCATAAAACCAATATAAAATGAAAAAAATAATCGCACTTTTCTTAATCACTTTTGTAATCGTAAGTTGCTCAAAACAACCCAAAAACAAAGCACATAAAACACCAACTACCAAAACTTCAATGCAAGAAAAAATGACAGGGAAATCTATCAACAAAAACTTACCTACAATTGGAATATTAATATTTGAAAGCGTAATAATCAATGAAGTTGTAGCTCCGTTAGATGTCTTTTCCAATCCAAATATGGACAATGAACATCTTTTTAACGTAATCACCATTGCAACAGAAAATAGAACCTACACGAGTGCTCACGGATTAAAAATATCACCTGATTATGTGATTGAAAACATTCCTGAGCTAAAAGTTTTAGTTGTACCAAGTTCGTACAATCCTGCCGACCTAACTTCAGATAAAAAACTGGTAGAATTTGTTCGAGAACAAAACAAAACAACTGAATATATTGCCAGCCATTGTGCAGGAGCTTTTTTAATTGGAGAAGCTGGAATTGCAGACCATAAAGAAATCGTTACTTATGTTACCGGAGGAGAGTCTTTGAAAATAGATTATCCCAATCTTATAGTTGCAGACGATAGTAAAGTTTCGGTTGTTCAAGACGGAAAGTTTATTTCTTCAAATGGGAGTTTGGTAAGTTACATAGCATCATTTGATTTGTTAGAAAAGTTAACCAGCAAAGAACACAGAGCTTTTGTTGAGTCGGCAATATTGTTTGATAGATTAATAGATACCCATGAAAAATAATATCTCAATAATTGGAGGAGGAATTGGAGGGTTAGTAACTGCTTTATCTTTTGATAAATTAAACATTTCATATAAACTATATGAAAGAGCAGCACAATTAGAAGCTGTTGGGGCAGGAATATGGCTATCCCCAAATGCATTGCAAGTATTGGAATGGATTAATCCTATTTTATTAAAAGAAATTCAAGATGCTGGAAATTCTTTTAATAGAATTTTAGTGGCTGACCATAAATTAAACCCAATATCAGACTCTAATCAAAATTTTGTTCGAGAAAAATTTGGTTACACCACTATGGCAATCCATAGAGGAAAACTACAGCAAATTTTGTATAAATATGTACAACAAGATACTATTGAGCTAAATAAAAATTTTGCCGGATATTCTCAAAATAGCGATAAATCACTAAGGGTAAAATTCACAGATAGCTCTTTTATAGATACAGGTTCTATAATTGGTGTAGACGGAATTAATTCTAAAGTAAGAAAACAATTATTTCCTAATAGCAAATTAAGGTATTCGGGGCAAACCTGCTGGAGGGGAGTTTCGGATTATAATATAAAAAGTGAATTAAAATCTGTTGGTTTTACATTATGGGGTAAAAAATTACAGTTTGGTGTCTCAAAAATTTCTGAAGGAAAAGTATATTGGTTTGCTGTAAAATTGAGCGAACCTAACTTGACCGACGACAAAGAAAACTTAAAGAACACTTTAACTAATATGTTTGCAGAGTTTCATCCTCTTGTAAATGATTTGATTGCACATACAGCAAACAATAACATATTTAGAGGCGACCTTTCCGATTTAGAAATACTAAACAAATGGAATTCGGAAAATATCTGTTTAATCGGAGACGCTGCACATAGTATGACTCCAGATTTAGGGCAAGGTGGTGCTCAAGCTATAGAAGATGCTTATTATTTATCCAATTTTATCTATAATTCAAGAAATTTAGAAACAGCATACGATACATTTTATAAGTATAGAAAACCGAAAGTCGAAAAATTAGTTAAACAATCAAGACTTACTTCAAAAATCGCAATAACAAACAGGTTTTTGGAAATAATTAGAAATTTTATCCTTAAAAACACCCCCGAATTTTATATAAAAAAACAGATGGTGGAATTATATACCTTGGATAAAACTATTACCAACAATGTCTAAGCCGAATAAAGTGATTTTAAAAGTAAATATTATTGGCTCTACCGACAAACCACATTATTTAAAAATAACATAAAATGATTTTAGAAAAACGAGAGTACAAATTAGGGATAAGATATGGAATCATACTAGGCATAATTGTAGTTACTATTGGCATAACTAGATATACAACGGGAATGATTTTTAATGAAGATCAAAGATTAAGTTATCTATATTGGGTAATATTCTTGATAGCCAGTTTATTTTCAGTAACTAACGCTAAAAAGTCTAACAATGAATTTTCGTTGAAACATGCGATTAAATTGGGTATCACAATTGGTTTTGTAAGCAGTTCAATTTATCTGTTATACCTTATTGTCTTAAACTATTTTGTTGACCCTGAATTACCTGAAAAGCTAATAGAGATTTCAAGACAAAGAATGATGGGACAAAACAATGAATTAACCTCAGACCAAATTAAAGAAATTGACCTCAAGAAAAGCTCATCAAATCCAATTGTTAGAGGTGTAATTTACATAGTAGTATCTACCTTTTTTGGAATAATTTATTCATCTATGGGATGGATAATTGTAAAACTGAAAAACAGAAAAAGGTAGTTAACATTAAATAAAATTACTAAACAATCAAGATTTACGTCAAAAATCGCAATAACAAACAGATTTATGGAGATAATTAGAAGTTTTATTCTTAAAAATGCTCCTGAATCGTATATGAAAAAACAGATGGTTAAATTGTATTCATTAGATAAGGCTATTGCTGTCAAAATACAAAATTAGTAAATACTTCTAAACCAATGATACCCTAAACTCGTTATACAATAAATCGTATCTTTAATTTTTACTCTATTATCTATATTTTTAGAGATTTTTAATTCCAGTATGAAGAAATTTTTTCCAATAATATGTATTGTTGTTCTATCGATAACTGCATGTAGTTTTGATGCTATAGATAAAACACCTACTAAGGTAACGAATGAATCTAAGCCTGTAGGAGAATTTATTGATAATTGGACATTTAACGTATTTTCAAAAACTTCTTTTGATTTTGAAGAAGCTAAATTCAGATTATGGTTACCTGAAGATGAAGAAAACATAAGAGCTATTTTAGTTTTATTAAGCTTCCATAACGGAAGTACTTTTGGAGATATGACTTTAGAAGAATGGCAAACTTATGCGAAAGATGAAAAACTAGGGCTATTAGGAGTTACACTTAGAGGCGGCAATTATCCTGATGTAAGTATGGGCAGTGGAGAAGCTTTAATTAAAGCTCTTGACACCATAACTTATAAGAACAACATCCCAGATATAGGCAAACTACCCTTACTATTAAAAGGCTATTCTGCTGGAGGTGTTTTTAGTTATAATTTTTCACATTTAAAACCTGAACGTGTTATTGCTTTTGTAAACATACGAGGCGGTGGTATTAACCCAACATCTAATACAAATAATAATGTACCTGGTTTGATGTTATTGGGAGAGAATGATGAATCTTCAAGAAATCAACGAATGACAGATGTGGTGCTTTCAAAACGAGCTGAAGGCAACTTATATGGTTTAGCTATAGAACCTGATATGGATCACTTTGGAGGTTTATTTACTTCTTGGAGACTAACTAGAGCTTTTTTCTCAGCTGCTTTAGATAAAAGACTTACACCAGAAACTAATACTCTTAACAATATTCAAGAGAATTCTGGTTGGTTAGGCAATAATACAACTAAAGAAATTCATGCTTTTGATAATTATCCAAACGCTACAATAGAAGCTTCATGGCTTATTGACGAAACCTTTGCGGAAAAATGGAAGGCATATCAGGAAAATTAGTTTGTTATATTAAGTTTTGTGGCTTTCTACAAAGTATATTTGTAAATTACTTTTTAAGCTCCAATTTTTCAGCAAAATAATCACAAAAATCTTTCATGGTTGCAGTCATTTTTTCGTCTTGTGTGGCACGATTAAAAGTATCACTCATACTAACTAAGGTTTGGTGAAAGAACAATTTCATTTCATCTACTGGCATGTCTTTAGTCCAAAGATCTATACGTAAAGATTCTTGTTTTTTACTATCCCAAACTGAAAGCATTATAGCTTTAGCTTCTTCATTGGCAATACCCCCATCTTGAGCTGACCATTTTAACTTTTCTGGGATTCTGTTTTCATCTAATTCTACATTCAATTCAATTTTAGATGTATGTGTTTGCGCCATTATTTACGTGGTTTAAAGTTTGCTTTATTAAAAATATCTTCTGCACTCATGCTTAAAATCTCTTGAAGTGTTGCATCATTATTTTTTGCATACGCTCTTACTATTTGCCAGCCAATATACTGTCCTAAACGACCAGGGGATTCACCATCTAATTCTAAATTAAACTTCGAAAAAGGTGCTGGATTTATAAATCTTGCTGGCAATTTATTATCAGTACTAAATAACATTTCATTTTCTACAAAATGCTGCCAAATATTTTCTTCGTTAACAGTTGCCCAATCTAATTGCTCTTTGGTATAACCTACTTTTATTTCGTCTGGTGTATCTGGAAGCATTACATCTTTAAAATAAAGTGTCTTACCAAAATATATCATTTCATCTAGTAATGTTTTTCGTTTAGGCTGATAGATATATTTTTCAGCATAACTAAAAGCCAAATCTGGAACTATTTGGTCTTTATCCATGTTTAATTTAATGTAATCATATATATCATAATAAAAATCATGACTTGCTCCCAAATAAGTATCTAAAGCAATAAGAGTAATAGTATCTGTTACAATCACTTTGTTTCTATAATCTACATCGTTAGTAACAGTTATCACTCTTGGTGTTTTAAACTCTTTGAAGTAATATTTTAGATGCTGAAAGAAACTATAAATATCATCCTCTGTATTTTTAAAATCACCATGTGTTTTATCTACCTCAAAGTTTAATTGTTGTTGCAAAGTATCTTGAATTCTATTTATCCAAATCGAATCGTTATAACGTTTAGAAAACATAAACGGATATGCTTGCTTCAAGTTTGGTAAAGATGCTTCATCAGCATTAGCAAATAACCTATCAAATCTTTCAACAGTCATGTCTATATCTATAGCAGCTATCTCTTTTTCTACTTTAGACGTGCTATCACATGACATTAAAACAATTGTAACAAGTAAAATTATATGAAATCTTTTCATAAGACTAAGGATATCAAACTTAAACGACATTAATTTTTATTAATTATTCTATTGGTTTATTTTTGTTGAGCAAAGGTACTATTCTTTACACAAAAAACCTTACCAAATGAATACCGAAAAAGTAACCCAACATATCGTACAGTGGCTTAAAGATTATGCAGAAAAGGCAAAAGTAAATGGATTTGTTATTGGTATTTCTGGAGGCATTGACTCGGCAGTTACATCTACATTATGTGCAGAAACTGGACTGAAGGTTTTATGTGTCGAAATGCCTATACATCAAGCTGAAAGTCATGTTAGTAGAGGTCAAGAACATATAGCTCAATTAAAAGAGCGATATCCAAATGTCTCGGATATTAAAGTTGATTTAACACCAGTTTTCGAAGAGTTTAAAACCGAAGTCTCATTAGATGGGAAACAGGCAACAGTTGATATGGCATTGGCAAATACTAGAGCTCGTTTACGAATGACAACACTATATTATCATGCAGGTTTATTAGGCTTGTTGGTTGCAGGAACTGGAAATAAAGTTGAGGATTTTGGTGTTGGTTTCTATACAAAGTATGGTGATGGAGGTGTTGATTTGAGCCCAATAGCAGATTTAGTAAAATCTGAAGTCTACAAAATTGGCGAGTATTTAAAAGTCCCAAAATCTATTATGAAAGCTGCTCCAAGCGATGGCTTATTTGGAGATGCAAGAAGTGATGAAGACCAAATTGGTGCTAATTATGATGAATTAGAATGGGCTATGAAAATGGATAATCAAGGAAAAAATATTGAAAATTTTTCAGGTAGAAAAAAAGAAGTATTCAGCATCTTTAAACGCTATAATTCAGCCAATAAGCACAAAATGATTCCAATTCCAATTTGCAAAATACCTCAGGAATTAAAGGCTTCGAGATAAAATTTTATCTCGAAAAATAAAAATTTACGCTTTTTTTTTGTAACTTTAATAATCTCCATTTTAAATATAAACTTAATCTTAGTTAAGTTATGTTTCCCTAATTACTAATTTAAAAACACTAATCATGATTAAGGTATTGGTTGCAGATCATCATCCTATCATTAGAACTGGACTAAAAATGCTTT is from Pontimicrobium sp. SW4 and encodes:
- the rodA gene encoding rod shape-determining protein RodA: MSLNRTRNLKFDWITIVIFLLLVGFGWLNIVSASSSGEITSYLDINQRYGKQLIFILFTFVLIILVLSIEAKFYERFSSIIYLVSMLSLIGLFLFGKTVNGAISWYGIGGFTLQPSEFAKFATSLAVAKYISDLQTNIKSIKDQLKTALIIFVPAFLILLQNDAGSTIVYTAFFFVFYREGIPQIYLLLVLSIVVLSVLSLKFSVLPTAIIVSALIFVHHFILKNKKGTILNPIFISLICIAFSFGVHFFYNNILQPHQQDRISLWLRLEKDPEKLEQMKRTILYNLNESEKAISSGGVTGKGFMEGTRTIGKFVPEQDTDYIFSTVGEEWGFLGSSLVVILFVLLLIRILYLAELQKSQFSRIYGYSVASILFLHFMINIGMVMGLIPTVGIPLPFFSYGGSGLWGFTILLFVFVKLDSNRINEW
- a CDS encoding aminotransferase class V-fold PLP-dependent enzyme; its protein translation is MKKRDFIKTLSLAALATPLYGSVLHSSLDEVVSTTATDLASNEDFWLKVRSDYKLKPDYINLESGYYNIIPTPTLEALHKHINMVNYEGSYYMRTKRVNDKKRMAAKLATIIKSPTKNVVITRNTTESLDLVIKGMDWKFGDEAIFAIQDYGAMRMMFEQVANRFGVVNKIVSVPNHPKTDEEIVELYANAITPKTKLLMVCHMINISGHILPIKKICQMAHSKGVKVMVDGAHCVGHFEFDIKELECDYYGSSLHKWLAVPLGTGLLYVADEHIDTTWPIFASHTKELGNIAKLNHTGTNPVYHDLSIEDAIDYYNMLGGARKEARLRYLQEYWTKQVRDLPKIILNTPKESHRACGIANVGIEGVIPTDLAKRLMDEYKIFTVGINGKVVRGCRITPNVFTTIEELDIFVAALKEMAT
- a CDS encoding Crp/Fnr family transcriptional regulator produces the protein MNKKEIINIINEKYAPLNDDCKSEFATNSRILTLKKGEILVTEGQYSDKAYFIVSGSTRAYYLNDGKDITDWFAFENDFICAINSFFQNIPSPHFIEVLEETILLEISRDDIIKLSDKYHNFERLTNRVATKTMLKLQARIVSMQFQSAEQRYQNILEAYPNITQRVPLTHIASYIGMTLETLSRIRKLK
- a CDS encoding class I SAM-dependent methyltransferase, producing the protein MKRIHLFEFEDLQWFPNWIRICLTRLIMVMHKKFKTSEDMAQLLSNLIEKTKTSTIIDLCSGSGGPMLDVHQLLRDKHNIKNIELTLSDLYPNLEAAKTINSKQNGINYRTTPLDATKLENDVVGLLTMVGSFHHMKPAMAKSILKEAKQKKQPICIMEINKKFPVVLWWLFIPLSTILCLFITPLVKPLTLKQIIFTYLIPIIPICFAWDAVITSGRIYRLDDLNLLLKGLDNDENYTWEKGIINKKTEKVYLIGYPTINGYA
- a CDS encoding DJ-1/PfpI family protein, with translation MKKIIALFLITFVIVSCSKQPKNKAHKTPTTKTSMQEKMTGKSINKNLPTIGILIFESVIINEVVAPLDVFSNPNMDNEHLFNVITIATENRTYTSAHGLKISPDYVIENIPELKVLVVPSSYNPADLTSDKKLVEFVREQNKTTEYIASHCAGAFLIGEAGIADHKEIVTYVTGGESLKIDYPNLIVADDSKVSVVQDGKFISSNGSLVSYIASFDLLEKLTSKEHRAFVESAILFDRLIDTHEK
- a CDS encoding FAD-dependent monooxygenase, producing MKNNISIIGGGIGGLVTALSFDKLNISYKLYERAAQLEAVGAGIWLSPNALQVLEWINPILLKEIQDAGNSFNRILVADHKLNPISDSNQNFVREKFGYTTMAIHRGKLQQILYKYVQQDTIELNKNFAGYSQNSDKSLRVKFTDSSFIDTGSIIGVDGINSKVRKQLFPNSKLRYSGQTCWRGVSDYNIKSELKSVGFTLWGKKLQFGVSKISEGKVYWFAVKLSEPNLTDDKENLKNTLTNMFAEFHPLVNDLIAHTANNNIFRGDLSDLEILNKWNSENICLIGDAAHSMTPDLGQGGAQAIEDAYYLSNFIYNSRNLETAYDTFYKYRKPKVEKLVKQSRLTSKIAITNRFLEIIRNFILKNTPEFYIKKQMVELYTLDKTITNNV
- a CDS encoding DUF4199 domain-containing protein is translated as MILEKREYKLGIRYGIILGIIVVTIGITRYTTGMIFNEDQRLSYLYWVIFLIASLFSVTNAKKSNNEFSLKHAIKLGITIGFVSSSIYLLYLIVLNYFVDPELPEKLIEISRQRMMGQNNELTSDQIKEIDLKKSSSNPIVRGVIYIVVSTFFGIIYSSMGWIIVKLKNRKR
- the gldC gene encoding gliding motility protein GldC; translation: MAQTHTSKIELNVELDENRIPEKLKWSAQDGGIANEEAKAIMLSVWDSKKQESLRIDLWTKDMPVDEMKLFFHQTLVSMSDTFNRATQDEKMTATMKDFCDYFAEKLELKK
- the gldB gene encoding gliding motility lipoprotein GldB → MKRFHIILLVTIVLMSCDSTSKVEKEIAAIDIDMTVERFDRLFANADEASLPNLKQAYPFMFSKRYNDSIWINRIQDTLQQQLNFEVDKTHGDFKNTEDDIYSFFQHLKYYFKEFKTPRVITVTNDVDYRNKVIVTDTITLIALDTYLGASHDFYYDIYDYIKLNMDKDQIVPDLAFSYAEKYIYQPKRKTLLDEMIYFGKTLYFKDVMLPDTPDEIKVGYTKEQLDWATVNEENIWQHFVENEMLFSTDNKLPARFINPAPFSKFNLELDGESPGRLGQYIGWQIVRAYAKNNDATLQEILSMSAEDIFNKANFKPRK
- the nadE gene encoding NAD(+) synthase, giving the protein MNTEKVTQHIVQWLKDYAEKAKVNGFVIGISGGIDSAVTSTLCAETGLKVLCVEMPIHQAESHVSRGQEHIAQLKERYPNVSDIKVDLTPVFEEFKTEVSLDGKQATVDMALANTRARLRMTTLYYHAGLLGLLVAGTGNKVEDFGVGFYTKYGDGGVDLSPIADLVKSEVYKIGEYLKVPKSIMKAAPSDGLFGDARSDEDQIGANYDELEWAMKMDNQGKNIENFSGRKKEVFSIFKRYNSANKHKMIPIPICKIPQELKASR